One genomic region from Anolis sagrei isolate rAnoSag1 chromosome 7, rAnoSag1.mat, whole genome shotgun sequence encodes:
- the LOC137097507 gene encoding integrase/recombinase xerD homolog — MPPRKNVGGPKGKGPAKKAPAKRPLPPSVSSSEDEGVSAADLDALAARVIDLEKSRGLTSPAAGQRPARDASKAARFKALLSRVSSLEADREARAQGQVVPTLIPQPTTVERPVPPAPEEPQHPLQLEIAVQTPVPTAPIETTLARTIPSTSAADGAFSTSSAQRRPLPGTHARPSLAGWDDELIRGMAMALAPNSRKAYLRTVREFIDFRNYYNLPNTTPVPYEHVAQFCIYSKRRGLTPHSIRTKLAALAYWFKAQGLPDHTNDFRLHKLMAGWSRQYGRPTDDRQPMTPDILKGLLKTWPSICSSKYEQLLFHAAALTAFFAALRVSELVAASKNDKSQKALIRSDITMSHNCLEIYIRSSKTDQESRGSVITLTQCSAADLCPIQALSQYIAARKPSQGYFFCHQDGSPLTRYQFWTITSKALKALGLPQHKFGTHSFRIGAASTASGLGYGSETIKSLGRWKSNAYKSYVRPCSI; from the exons ATGCCTCCAAGAAAGAATGTCGGCGGACCAAAGGGCAAGGGGCCAGCGAAGAAGGCACCAGCAAAGCGCCCCCTGCCACCCAGCGTTTCGTCGTCAGAAGATGAAGGGGTCTCGGCTGCGGACCTTGACGCTCTTGCAGCTCGGGTCATTGATTTAGAAAAATCAAGGGGCTTAACGTCCCCTGCCGCCGGTCAGCGACCGGCACGTGATGCCAGCAAGGCGGCTCGATTTAAAGCACTGTTGTCTCGTGTTTCTTCCCTAGAAGCTGATCGGGAGGCCAGGGCCCAGGGCCAAGTGGTGCCTACATTAATACCTCAACCAACAACGGTAGAGAGACCAGTGCCGCCCGCACCCGAAGAGCCACAGCACCCGCTTCAGCTTGAGATCGCAGTGCAGACCCCAGTGCCAACAGCTCCCATTGAGACAACATTGGCCCGGACCATCCCGTCCACGTCAGCGGCAG ATGGAGCGTTTTCGACATCTAGCGCCCAACGCAGACCCTTACCCGGAACGCATGCCCGACCATCTCTGGCAGGCTGGGACGACGAGCTAATAAGGGGTATGGCAATGGCTCTCGCTCCCAATTCCAGAAAAGCCTACCTTAGGACAGTACGTGAATTTATTGACTTTAGAAATTACTACAATTTACCAAACACTACTCCCGTACCTTATGAACATGTTGCCCAATTCTGTATTTATTCTAAGAGAAGGGGCCTGACACCACATTCAATTAGGACAAAGTTAGCTGCGTTAGCCTATTGGTTCAAGGCGCAGGGCCTTCCAGATCACACTAACGACTTTAGATTGCACAAACTGATGGCTGGATGGTCACGGCAATATGGCAGGCCAACTGATGACAGACAACCAATGACCCCTGACATTTTGAAGGGCCTTTTAAAGACATGGCCCTCAATTTGCTCGTCCAAATACGAACAATTGTTATTTCATGCGGCAGCTTTGACAGCCTTTTTCGCTGCCTTGAGGGTGAGTGAGTTGGTTGCTGCATCAAAAAACGATAAATCTCAGAAGGCTTTAATTCGGTCCGACATTACCATGTCCCACAATTGCTTAGAGATTTACATCCGTTCATCTAAAACGGACCAGGAGTCAAGGGGCTCAGTCATTACCCTAACACAATGCAGCGCAGCAGACCTCTGTCCTATACAAGCACTGTCGCAATACATCGCAGCCAGAAAACCATCCCAAGGTTATTTTTTCTGTCACCAGGATGGATCACCATTGACTAGATATCAGTTTTGGACAATCACATCAAAGGCTCTTAAAGCCCTAGGCCTGCCACAACACAAATTCGGTACTCACTCCTTTAGGATAGGGGCTGCTTCCACGGCATCAGGCTTGGGATACGGGTCAGAAACAATCAAATCCTTGGGGCGGTGGAAATCCAACGCTTACAAGAGTTATGTACGTCCCTGTTCCATATAA